In a single window of the Bufo bufo chromosome 5, aBufBuf1.1, whole genome shotgun sequence genome:
- the LRRC3B gene encoding leucine-rich repeat-containing protein 3B encodes MNLVDLWLTRSLSMCLLLQSFVLMILCFHSASMCPKGCLCSHSGGLNVSCSNANLKEIPRDIPPETVLLYLDSNQITSIPNEIFKDLHQLKVLNLSKNAIEFIDEHSFKGVAETLQTLDLSDNQIVSVHENAFNNLKARARIANNPWHCDCTLQQVLRSMASNHETASNIICKTAVLDEHAGRALLTNANDADLCNLPKRTTDYAMLVTMFGWFTMVISYVVYYVRQNQEDARRHLEYLKSLPSRQKKPDEADDISTVV; translated from the coding sequence ATGAATTTGGTAGACCTGTGGCTAACACGCTCTCTCTCCATGTGTCTGCTCCTACAAAGCTTTGTTCTGATGATACTGTGCTTTCATTCTGCCAGTATGTGTCCCAAAGGCTGTCTGTGCTCTCATTCCGGAGGCTTAAATGTCAGTTGCAGTAATGCAAATCTCAAGGAAATACCTAGAGACATTCCCCCGGAAACTGTTTTGCTCTACTTAGACTCTAATCAGATAACCTCTATCCCTAACGAGATTTTTAAAGATCTCCATCAACTGAAAGTTCTCAACCTATCCAAAAACGCCATTGAGTTTATAGATGAACATTCTTTTAAAGGTGTAGCAGAGACCTTACAGACCCTAGATCTGTCGGATAACCAGATTGTAAGCGTCCATGAAAATGCTTTCAATAACTTGAAGGCAAGGGCCCGGATTGCTAACAACCCATGGCATTGCGACTGTACTCTTCAGCAGGTTCTGCGAAGCATGGCATCTAATCATGAGACTGCGAGCAATATTATCTGCAAAACAGCCGTGCTGGATGAACATGCGGGACGGGCATTGCTGACTAATGCTAATGATGCTGATCTTTGCAATCTTCCCAAAAGGACAACAGATTATGCCATGTTGGTCACTATGTTTGGCTGGTTCACCATGGTGATATCATATGTGGTATACTATGTACGGCAAAACCAAGAGGATGCAAGACGTCATCTTGAATACTTGAAATCCCTGCCAagcaggcaaaaaaaacctgacgAAGCTGATGACATTAGCACTGTGGTATAG